The following coding sequences lie in one Methanofollis fontis genomic window:
- a CDS encoding TrmB family transcriptional regulator, with the protein MIGWGDDIKYLVKLIGVSTVTFTRPAVAPDRMPDDLLPLLRNLGLNDYEGRVYSTLLSLRKATARDIHELSGVPRGRIYDILHDLARRGFIGIEEGSPTCYYLLDPDDVIDHIKEEYLSSLEQTRKAIRNLSVAHLRPPPSFYMLRSDWAIANHLTSMFKRVRNRMVILCNDPSFLRSYMDELRAVSKRADLYIVVRDAEAFAAVDLPVYEGSGALSELLSLHKGPDRKSFGTAIFMDDGDFFALSVPGSDGGAFTGSDAPMMRFLLQSIIMHLEAEYDLPPGGISPS; encoded by the coding sequence ATGATCGGTTGGGGCGACGACATCAAATATCTGGTGAAACTCATCGGGGTTTCAACCGTCACCTTTACCCGCCCGGCGGTCGCACCGGATCGCATGCCAGACGATCTGCTCCCCCTCCTCCGGAACCTTGGACTCAACGACTACGAGGGGCGTGTCTACTCCACCCTGCTCTCGCTCAGGAAGGCGACCGCCCGCGACATCCACGAACTGAGCGGGGTGCCGAGGGGGAGGATTTACGATATCCTCCATGATCTGGCCAGACGGGGCTTCATCGGGATCGAAGAGGGATCGCCGACCTGTTACTATCTGCTCGACCCGGACGATGTGATCGACCACATCAAGGAGGAGTATCTCTCCTCGCTCGAGCAGACCAGAAAGGCGATCCGGAACCTTTCGGTGGCGCACCTCCGACCGCCGCCGTCGTTTTATATGCTCAGGAGCGACTGGGCGATCGCCAACCACCTGACCTCGATGTTTAAGAGGGTGCGGAACCGGATGGTGATCCTGTGCAATGATCCCTCGTTTTTGCGGTCATATATGGACGAACTGAGGGCGGTGTCGAAGAGGGCCGACCTCTACATCGTCGTCAGGGATGCAGAGGCGTTCGCGGCGGTAGATCTCCCGGTCTATGAGGGGAGCGGCGCCCTCTCCGAATTGCTCTCCCTGCATAAAGGTCCGGATAGAAAATCGTTCGGCACCGCCATATTCATGGATGACGGCGATTTCTTCGCACTTTCGGTGCCGGGTTCGGACGGCGGGGCCTTCACCGGGTCCGATGCACCGATGATGCGCTTCCTGCTGCAGTCCATCATCATGCACCTGGAGGCGGAGTACGATCTGCCGCCCGGCGGGATTTCCCCCTCCTGA
- a CDS encoding nitrite/sulfite reductase domain-containing protein, which yields MQEGPRGAILQRDKQTYAIVPRTPAGIVTPEVLETIAKVARRYEIPVIKITSGQRMALVGIKPEDVDPIWNELGMTVGEATAPCVHYVQACPGTAVCKYGVQDSLGFGLRIEEDYQAMNLPAKLKMGVSGCPRCCGESYMRDVGVIGTAKGWTVTFGGNSGGRPRIGDVIGRDLTTEDALSLVRLLLEFYRDSGKPGERTPRMVERLGIEAVKEAIGGKGP from the coding sequence ATGCAAGAGGGACCGAGAGGTGCGATACTCCAGCGCGACAAGCAGACGTATGCGATCGTCCCGCGCACGCCTGCAGGGATCGTGACGCCTGAAGTGCTGGAGACGATCGCCAAGGTGGCACGCCGCTATGAGATCCCGGTGATCAAGATCACCTCGGGACAGCGGATGGCGCTCGTCGGGATCAAGCCAGAGGACGTGGACCCGATCTGGAACGAACTCGGGATGACGGTCGGGGAGGCGACGGCGCCGTGCGTCCACTATGTGCAGGCATGCCCGGGAACGGCGGTCTGCAAATATGGTGTGCAGGACTCGCTTGGCTTTGGCCTGCGGATCGAGGAGGACTATCAGGCGATGAATCTCCCGGCAAAACTGAAGATGGGGGTTTCCGGGTGCCCTCGCTGTTGCGGCGAGAGTTATATGCGGGATGTCGGGGTGATCGGGACGGCGAAGGGATGGACGGTCACATTCGGGGGAAATTCCGGTGGGAGACCGCGGATCGGGGATGTGATCGGGCGGGACCTCACGACCGAAGACGCCCTCTCGCTGGTGCGCCTCCTCCTCGAATTTTACCGGGACTCAGGGAAACCCGGCGAACGCACGCCGCGTATGGTCGAACGCCTCGGGATCGAGGCGGTGAAGGAAGCGATCGGTGGAAAAGGGCCCTGA
- a CDS encoding efflux RND transporter permease subunit produces the protein MNTPYERLADVINAHTYIVLGVAAAIFLLAIGGLTMVTMETGDDTYIDKNTPTGAMLAHYSDTYGSDAIMLIFECDDVTDPTILQYIDNLEADIRNEQYVDSVSGIVDMMKQVNGGRVPTSSGEVSAIMQGIPPETLERYLPSVMMTITGITLDPGVSESVQQQVLNSIRTVIAISDPPPGLTVTVSGNPAFEQEMQQEMGSSMGTLILAAMLLMVLAVTFLFSHVRYRLLPVFIVATGVILTFGMMGLFGIPISMTVIGAFPVLIGIGIDYAIQFHTRFDEEMQRGTIPQAVRATVGNSGPAVLIAMVATSLGFIAMFISPVPMVADFGVTCTIGVVSCYLSALIIVPVFGIISKYRPKVRQGRLDDVEACELDWKGCETEPTHEQGTRGSFTEHYNHLLGKVAYTIAKNPVPILLIFALVAVVGYQMDEEVPINADQDTFVPSDMPALLDMEKVTRTMGSTSTVPVVVTGEDVLSIETLQWIDGFTTYELERNDKIIGATSIVTLIRQYNNGVLPVYESQVRDVVGTIPEDTRKRYLNGNMEAVIEFSTVDMEMDIARSMIKNLEKEAAFYQAPPGTTVMVTGTLDMFTNLMDDIARSKTTMVIAGFVLIFGFLLLVYRRSSAITPLIPIVMIVGWNGAIMYLFGLDYSPMTATLGSMTIGVASEYTILIMERCEEELARGLDIYTAIQTAVQKIGMAITVSGMTTVFGFSALILSEFNIISNFGLVTVITVGFSLIGGILAMPAVLSLMYRYSNRNGAQPAAQPSV, from the coding sequence ATGAATACACCCTATGAACGTCTTGCAGACGTCATCAATGCACACACCTATATCGTGCTCGGTGTCGCCGCTGCCATCTTTCTGCTTGCCATCGGCGGTCTTACGATGGTGACGATGGAGACGGGGGACGACACCTACATCGATAAGAACACACCCACCGGGGCAATGCTCGCCCATTACTCTGACACCTATGGATCAGACGCCATCATGCTCATTTTCGAGTGCGATGACGTCACCGATCCAACTATTCTGCAGTACATCGACAACCTCGAGGCCGACATCAGAAACGAGCAGTATGTGGACTCGGTCTCAGGCATCGTAGATATGATGAAACAGGTGAACGGCGGCAGGGTGCCGACCTCCAGCGGCGAGGTGAGCGCCATCATGCAGGGCATCCCCCCGGAGACACTGGAGCGCTATCTCCCGTCCGTGATGATGACCATCACCGGCATCACCCTCGATCCTGGCGTATCTGAATCCGTTCAGCAGCAGGTGCTCAACAGCATCCGCACGGTCATCGCCATCTCCGATCCCCCTCCCGGCCTGACGGTCACGGTCTCGGGCAATCCGGCCTTCGAACAGGAGATGCAGCAGGAGATGGGGTCATCGATGGGGACCCTCATCCTCGCGGCGATGCTCCTGATGGTTCTGGCCGTGACCTTCCTCTTCTCCCACGTCCGCTACCGCCTGCTGCCGGTCTTCATCGTGGCGACCGGCGTGATCCTGACCTTCGGGATGATGGGACTCTTCGGCATCCCCATCTCGATGACCGTCATCGGCGCATTCCCGGTGCTCATCGGGATCGGGATCGACTATGCGATCCAGTTCCATACGCGCTTTGACGAGGAGATGCAGCGGGGCACCATCCCGCAGGCAGTGAGGGCGACCGTCGGCAACTCCGGTCCCGCCGTCCTCATCGCCATGGTGGCGACATCACTCGGCTTCATCGCCATGTTCATCTCCCCGGTCCCGATGGTCGCCGATTTCGGGGTGACCTGCACCATCGGGGTAGTCTCCTGCTATCTCTCCGCCCTGATCATCGTCCCCGTCTTCGGCATCATCTCGAAATATCGTCCGAAGGTGCGGCAGGGAAGACTCGATGACGTGGAGGCCTGCGAACTCGACTGGAAGGGCTGCGAGACGGAACCGACCCATGAACAGGGCACACGGGGGTCCTTCACCGAGCACTACAACCACCTGCTCGGCAAGGTCGCCTACACGATCGCAAAGAACCCGGTCCCCATCCTGCTGATCTTCGCCCTGGTCGCCGTCGTCGGTTACCAGATGGACGAGGAGGTGCCGATCAACGCCGACCAGGACACCTTCGTGCCCTCGGACATGCCGGCGCTTCTGGACATGGAGAAGGTGACCAGGACGATGGGCTCCACCTCCACCGTACCGGTGGTCGTGACCGGCGAGGACGTCCTCTCCATCGAAACCCTCCAGTGGATCGACGGGTTCACCACGTATGAACTGGAGCGAAACGACAAGATCATCGGCGCCACGAGCATCGTCACCCTGATCCGGCAATACAACAACGGCGTGCTGCCGGTATATGAGAGTCAGGTCAGAGACGTCGTCGGGACGATCCCCGAGGACACCAGAAAACGCTATCTCAACGGCAACATGGAGGCCGTCATCGAGTTCTCCACCGTAGACATGGAAATGGACATCGCCCGGTCGATGATCAAGAACCTGGAGAAGGAGGCCGCCTTTTATCAGGCGCCCCCGGGCACCACGGTGATGGTGACCGGGACGCTGGACATGTTCACCAACCTGATGGACGATATCGCCAGGTCAAAGACGACGATGGTCATCGCCGGTTTTGTGCTCATCTTTGGATTTCTGCTGCTGGTCTACCGGCGCTCCAGCGCCATCACCCCCCTCATCCCGATCGTGATGATCGTGGGGTGGAACGGGGCGATCATGTACCTCTTCGGGCTGGACTACAGCCCGATGACCGCCACCCTGGGGTCGATGACCATCGGCGTGGCCTCGGAGTACACCATCCTGATCATGGAGCGTTGCGAGGAGGAACTCGCACGCGGCCTCGACATCTACACGGCCATCCAGACCGCCGTCCAGAAGATCGGGATGGCGATCACCGTCTCCGGCATGACAACAGTCTTCGGGTTCTCCGCCCTCATCCTCTCGGAGTTCAACATCATCTCGAACTTCGGCCTTGTGACCGTGATCACCGTCGGTTTCTCGCTTATCGGCGGCATCCTGGCGATGCCGGCGGTGCTCTCACTGATGTACCGCTATTCCAACCGTAACGGCGCACAACCGGCGGCGCAGCCTTCGGTATAA
- a CDS encoding MFS transporter, with protein sequence MPDPAPSTPLDRRAAYLIILLFGIVSLFGDVIYEGARSVTGPYLFALGGSALVVGVVAGLGEFLGYALRLLSGHLADATHRYWTLTFLGYGMLIAVPLLALAGSWEMAALLFIVERMGKGIRAPAKDAILSNVTSSVGRGWGFGIHEALDQIGAIIGPIIFSAAFLLHGNYRAGFALLLIPFALMMLSLVVTRSRAPAPAALERAGGPAQQAPPTSTLVPYAIFTALTMAGFVAFPLIAYHLTATATLSEAEIPLYYAVAMGVDAAVALIAGRLYDRIGLSVLAAAPIIGIAVPFLAFTSSPSMALAAAALWGAAMGIQETVLRAAVADYTHLSKRGRAYGIFNTIYGAGWFAGSAVIGWVYGISIPLAIGFAAGMQMLALPVFFHAKRRMETGRASGT encoded by the coding sequence ATGCCCGACCCCGCTCCGTCCACACCCCTTGATCGGAGGGCAGCATATCTGATCATCCTGCTCTTCGGCATCGTCAGCCTCTTTGGTGACGTCATCTATGAGGGGGCGAGGAGCGTCACCGGACCCTATCTGTTTGCCCTCGGGGGTTCGGCCCTCGTCGTCGGGGTCGTGGCAGGACTGGGAGAGTTCCTCGGCTATGCCCTTCGCCTCCTCTCCGGGCACCTCGCCGACGCCACGCACCGTTACTGGACGCTCACCTTCCTTGGCTACGGCATGCTGATCGCCGTCCCCCTGCTCGCCCTCGCCGGGTCATGGGAGATGGCCGCCCTGCTCTTCATCGTTGAACGGATGGGGAAGGGGATCCGGGCACCGGCCAAGGACGCCATCCTCTCGAATGTGACTTCAAGCGTCGGACGGGGATGGGGGTTCGGGATCCATGAGGCGCTCGACCAGATCGGTGCGATCATCGGGCCGATCATCTTTTCCGCCGCATTCCTCCTGCACGGCAATTACCGGGCCGGATTTGCCCTGCTGCTCATCCCCTTCGCCCTGATGATGCTCTCACTCGTCGTCACCCGGAGTCGGGCCCCGGCGCCGGCGGCACTCGAGAGGGCGGGCGGACCGGCGCAGCAGGCACCGCCCACCAGCACCCTTGTCCCCTACGCCATCTTCACCGCCCTCACCATGGCCGGTTTCGTCGCCTTTCCACTCATCGCCTATCACCTCACCGCCACCGCCACACTCTCAGAGGCGGAGATCCCCCTGTATTATGCCGTCGCCATGGGCGTCGACGCCGCGGTCGCCCTCATCGCAGGGCGCCTCTACGACCGCATCGGCCTTTCGGTGCTCGCTGCCGCACCCATCATCGGCATCGCCGTACCCTTCCTCGCCTTCACGTCATCCCCGTCCATGGCGCTTGCAGCCGCGGCCCTCTGGGGAGCGGCGATGGGCATTCAGGAGACCGTATTGCGCGCCGCAGTCGCTGATTACACCCACCTCTCAAAGCGCGGACGGGCCTACGGCATCTTCAACACCATATATGGGGCAGGATGGTTTGCGGGCAGCGCCGTAATCGGATGGGTCTACGGGATCTCGATACCCCTGGCCATCGGCTTCGCCGCCGGGATGCAGATGCTGGCGCTGCCCGTATTCTTCCATGCAAAACGGAGGATGGAGACGGGACGAGCTTCAGGAACCTGA